From the genome of Danio aesculapii chromosome 16, fDanAes4.1, whole genome shotgun sequence, one region includes:
- the p3h3 gene encoding prolyl 3-hydroxylase 1: MALHSNSSSVYVALLFIINYICINVTAGSGLSSESSSGLLPPYDELYYRGVRAYFSEDWERAAEFLEKSISTRYKLLRIRRKCHDECLTAGDDKISEQDKEDMIFWDLGVLEWIQVRAECVQFCLSRSVSPAALLPVSSDIEYEFGTRNPYNYLQVTYYKLNKMTKAASAAHTFFVANPSHLEMRNNIEKYKRMLGVKEEFFQDREREQEQHWEMYDAAIQAESSSDWLEAVKTWKECVNETLKQTEECRAQCVTAPRVIPEEPVTVQGVYERAADLSLSLMSCQQTCVTLVSTRPGRVSAMEDFLPVQLEHLHIAQFKAGDLKGAVETLRSLLLFYPTDSDNLSNLELYTQTLEGDAEAQQTGPAAEISKYVNRALQEKKLLYFGMANLDFKFSDPDLWTPEDVVPESLRESWRAEKEKLHEKLKQGDKMDEVDDSGFYAGGPIPVAGVSITLDDQGLNGTNRVVLDGVLSQSECDRVMQLATVAASAGDGYRGRRSPHTPHEKFEGLTVLRALKLAQGGLVNQSDARLLHGIGETVKELMDSYFRTPSLLYFAYTHLVCRSAIRGHQEGRSDLSHPVHVDNCILEPESRKCWREAPAFTHRDLSAVLYLNDDFDGGNFFFTDRDAKTVTATVKPKCGRLVGFTSGPVNPHGVTAVTKGRRCALALWFTTEKHHKDMEREEAEDLWAADGQSVVKDEKADGESAVKSARSGRSQGKEKSKDRERVTGRRDEL; this comes from the exons ATGGCGCTACACTCAAACTCAAGCTCTGTATACGTGGCGCTTCTTTTCATTATAAACTATATATGTATTAACGTTACTGCGGGCAGTGGATTATCATCCGAGAGTTCGTCTGGACTTTTACCCCCCTACGATGAGCTCTATTACCGCGGGGTTCGGGCGTACTTTAGCGAGGATTGGGAGCGCGCGGCGGAGTTTCTGGAGAAATCCATTTCCACTCGATACAAACTCCTGCGGATAAGACGGAAATGTCACGACGAGTGTTTAACAGCAGGAGATGACAAAATATCAGAACAAG acAAAGAGGATATGATTTTCTGGGACCTGGGGGTTCTTGAGTGGATCCAGGTACGAGCTGAGTGTGTGCAGTTCTGCTTGAGTCGAAGCGTCTCTCCTGCTGCGCTGCTTCCCGTGTCTTCAGACATTGAGTATGAATTTGGAACACGAAACCCTTACAACTACCTCCAAGTCACCTACTATAAG TTAAATAAAATGACCAAAGCAGCTTCAGCAGCTCACACATTCTTTGTGGCTAACCCGAGTCACCTGGAGATGAGGAACAACATCGAGAAGTACAAGAGGATGTTAGGAGTGAAAGAGGAATTTTTCCAGGACAGAGAAAGAGAGCAGGAGCAGCACTGG GAGATGTATGATGCAGCCATTCAAGCGGAGAGCTCGTCTGATTGGCTTGAGGCAGTGAAGACGTGGAaggagtgtgtgaatgagacgcTCAAACAGACTGAAGAGTGCAGAGCACAGTGTGTTACGGCGCCACGGGTCATTCCTGAAGAACCCGTCACCGTACAAGGCGTTTATGAGAGAGCTGCAG ACCTCTCTCTCTCCTTGATGTCATGCCAACAGACATGTGTGACCTTAGTTTCAACACGACCCGGAAGGGTTTCTGCCATGGAGGATTTCCTACCTGTACAGCTTGAGCATTTACATATTGCACAGTTCAAAG CTGGTGACCTGAAGGGGGCAGTGGAGACCCTGCGTTCCTTGCTGCTTTTTTACCCCACAGATTCAGACAATCTAAGTAACCTGGAGCTCTACACTCAGACTCTAGAGGGCGATGCTGAGGCTCAGCAAACAGGTCCCGCAGCG GAAATTTCCAAGTATGTGAACAGAGCTTTGCAAGAGAAGAAACTGCTGTACTTTGGAATGGCAAACTTGGACTTTAAATTCAGTGACCCG GATCTGTGGACGCCAGAGGATGTTGTGCCTGAATCTTTGAGAGAAAGCTGGAG AGCAGAGAAAGAGAAGCTTCATGAGAAACTCAAGCAGGGCGACAAAATGGACGAAGTGGATGACAGTGGATTTTATGCAG GTGGTCCCATTCCTGTAGCTGGTGTAAGCATCACTCTGGATGATCAGGGCCTGAACGGGACCAATCGGGTGGTGCTGGATGGAGTTTTATCCCAATCTGAATGTGATCGCGTGATGCAGCTGGCAACC GTTGCGGCATCAGCGGGTGACGGGTACAGGGGGCGACGCTCTCCTCACACCCCACATGAGAAGTTTGAGGGTTTGACTGTCCTCAGAGCACTCAAG TTGGCTCAGGGCGGGCTGGTTAACCAATCAGATGCCAGGCTGCTGCATGGGATCGGGGAGACTGTAAAAGAGCTGATGGACTCCTACTTCAGAACCCCTTCTCTTCTCTATTTTGCTTACACACACTTGGTTTGCCGCTCTGCCATCAGAG GACACCAGGAGGGCCGGTCGGATCTCTCTCACCCAGTGCATGTGGATAACTGCATCCTGGAGCCAGAAAGCAGAAAGTGCTGGAGAGAAGCTCCGGCCTTCACTCATCGAGATCTCAG TGCAGTTCTGTACCTGAATGATGATTTTGACGGAGGTAATTTCTTCTTCACCGATCGAGATGCCAAAACAGTAACA GCAACTGTTAAGCCAAAATGTGGGCGACTTGTTGGATTTACATCAGGCCCTGTGAATCCCCATGGTGTTACCGCAGTCACGAAAGGTCGTCGATGTGCATTAGCGCTCTGGTTCACCACTGAAAAACACCACAAAGATATG GAACGTGAAGAAGCTGAAGACTTGTGGGCTGCAGATGGACAGAGTGTAGTAAAAGACGAGAAGGCCGATGGCGAAAGTGCTGTAAAATCTGCCCGCAGCGGGAGAAGCCAAGGCAAAGAGAAGAGCAAAGACAGAGAACGAGTGACAGGCAGGCGGGATGAGCTGTAA